A section of the Solitalea canadensis DSM 3403 genome encodes:
- a CDS encoding thioredoxin family protein — MIIKKTALTGLVCIFLGMFNFCYSQSNDEIRWLNIEQAEILMKKTPKKLLIDVYTDWCGWCKTMDKKTYANPNVVSIINKNYYAVKLNAENKDAITFMGTTYNYRPEYRCNEIAVALLGGQLSYPHTVFLDEKLQSLTKVPGFVNPDEFIPILNYFGDNFYQRMNWDEYKSSVKKL, encoded by the coding sequence ATGATTATTAAAAAAACGGCTTTAACGGGTCTTGTATGCATTTTTTTGGGAATGTTTAATTTTTGTTACAGTCAATCTAACGATGAAATTAGATGGTTAAACATCGAACAAGCTGAAATTTTAATGAAAAAAACGCCTAAAAAACTCTTAATTGATGTTTATACAGATTGGTGTGGGTGGTGTAAAACGATGGACAAAAAGACCTATGCCAATCCCAATGTAGTAAGTATCATCAATAAAAACTATTATGCAGTAAAACTGAATGCGGAAAATAAAGATGCGATTACATTTATGGGCACTACCTATAATTACCGTCCGGAGTACAGATGCAATGAAATCGCAGTAGCTTTATTGGGCGGACAATTATCTTATCCACATACTGTTTTTCTGGATGAAAAATTACAAAGTCTGACCAAAGTACCAGGTTTTGTAAATCCGGATGAATTTATTCCTATCCTTAATTATTTCGGCGATAATTTTTATCAAAGAATGAATTGGGATGAATATAAATCATCCGTTAAAAAACTGTAA